A genomic stretch from Calonectris borealis chromosome 6, bCalBor7.hap1.2, whole genome shotgun sequence includes:
- the LMLN gene encoding leishmanolysin-like peptidase, with protein MAAEPGGGRPWPYRPLLAAFTAALLLLGCGRAAALSLSSSLSCHHRVPSGKEVVYQVPLKENHVLKRNVDQQLRIEIIYDRSVEDLLPEKRHLIKNKLFPQAISYLEKTFQVRKSTGTILLSRQCATNQYLRRKADPHRYCLGACADHTRCGPVIVPEKHLQQCRVCNESGWHWGPTGLPDHEGVRDADFVLYVSALTTERCGHENIIAYAAYCQLEAEMDRPIAGYANLCPNMISTQAQEFVGMLSTVKHEIIHALGFSAGLFAFYRDDDGKPLTTRYADGLPPFNESLGLYQWSNKVVQKAVRLWDIRGGKMLRHAVYLLITPRVVEEARKHFNCPILEGMELENQGGMGTELNHWEKRLLENEAMTGSHTQNRVFSRITLALMEDTGWYKANYSMAEKLDWGRNKGCDFVMKSCKFWIDQKRQKRQLISPYCDTLRSNPLQLTCRQDQRAVAVCNLQKFPKQLPQEYQYFDSLNGVPAEELPYYGGSVEIADYCPFSQEFSWHLSGEFQRSSDCRIIENQPDPTKNYGAEKYGPNSVCLIQKSAFVMEQCRRKLSYPDWGSGCYQVSCSSQGLHVWVKDTAYLCSRSGQVLTVSIQMNGWIHVGNLICPACSDFCDSCPPERDPPASNLTRAAPIDLCSCSSSLVVTLWLLMANLIPLLTGLFLCA; from the exons ATGGCCGCcgagccgggcggcgggcgccccTGGCCTTACCGGCCGCTGCTCGCCGCTTTTACtgccgcgctgctgctgctgggctgcggccgcgccgccgccctttccctctcctcttccttgtcctgtcaccaccGCGTGCCCAGCGGAAAGGAG GTTGTCTATCAAGTTCCTCTAAAGGAAAATCATGTCTTGAAGAGAAATGTGGATCAACAGCTAAGAATTGAGATTATATATGACAGAAGTGTTGAGGA ttTGCTACCTGAGAAAAGACACCTTATAAAG aACAAACTTTTTCCACAAGCTATATCTTATTTGGAGAAGACATTTCAAGTGCGCAAATCCACGGGTACTATATTACTAAGCAG GCAATGTGCGACAAACCAATATTTAAGGAGGAAAGCTGACCCTCACAGATACTGCCTAGGAGCCTGCGCAGACCATACAAGATGTGGGCCAGTTATAGTTCCTGAGAAACACCTCCAG CAATGCAGGGTGTGCAATGAGAGTGGATGGCACTGGGGACCCACTGGCTTACCTGACCACGAAGGGGTTCGAGATGCTgactttgtactttacgttagTGCTCTCACTACTGAAAGGTGTGGCCATGAAAATATCATTGCATATGCAGCCTACTGCCAGCTGGAAGCTGAAATGGACAG GCCGATAGCAGGGTATGCTAACTTGTGTCCAAATATGATTTCAACGCAAGCTCAGGAATTCGTTGGCATGTTGTCTACAGTGAAACATGAGATTATCCATGCACTG GGTTTCTCTGCTGGACTGTTTGCATTTTATCGTGATGATGATGGAAAACCTTTGACAACAAGATATGCAGATGGACTCCCTCCTTTTAAtgaaag TCTAGGTTTGTATCAGTGGAGCAATAAAGTCGTTCAGAAAGCCGTGAGGTTATGGGACATACGTGGTGGCAAAATGCTGCGCCATGCTGTTTATCTTCTGATAACACCTCGTGTAGTT GAAGAAGCTcgaaaacattttaattgtccAATTCTAGAGGGAATGGAGCTTGAAAATCAAGGTGGCATGGGTACTGAGCTCAATCACTGGGAGAAGAGATTGTTGGAG AATGAAGCAATGACTGGATCCCATACACAGAATCGAGTCTTTTCCAGGATCACCTTAGCATTAATGGAAGACACAGG CTGGTATAAAGCAAATTATAGCATGGCAGAGAAATTAGATTGGGGACGCAATAAAGGCTGTGACTTTGTAATGAAGAGCTGTAAATTCTGGATCGACCAAAAGAGACAAAA gaggCAATTAATCAGTCCATACTGCGACACTTTGAGGAGTAATCCTTTGCAGTTAACCTGCAGGCAGGACCAAAGAGCAGTAGCAGTGTGCAATTTGCAGAAGTTTCCAAAGCAGTTACCTCAGGAATATCAG tatttTGACAGTCTTAATGGAGTACCAGCAGAAGAATTGCCTTATTATGGTGGCTCAGTAGAAATTGCTGACTATTGTCCCTTTAGTCAAGAATTCAGCTGGCATTTAAGTGGTGAATTTCAACGCAGCTCAGACTGTAGAATAATTGAAAACCAACCAG ATCCTACAAAAAACTATGGTGCAGAGAAATACGGACCAAACTCTGTATGTCTTATTCAGAAATCTGCTTTTGTCATGGAACAGTGCAGGAGGAAACTCAGTTACCCTGACTGGGGTAGTGGATGTTATCAA gttTCTTGTTCTTCACAAGGGCTGCATGTTTGGGTCAAGGACACTGCGTACTTGTGCAGCCGCTCAGGTCAGGTATTAACTGTGAGCATTCAGATGAATGGCTGGATACATGTTGGGAACCTGATTTGCCCAGCCTGTTCGGACTTCTGTGACTCCTGTCCCCCAGAGCGGGATCCTCCAGCTTCTAACTTAACAAGAGCTGCACCAATCG actTATGCTCCTGCTCATCTAGCCTCGTTGTAACCCTTTGGCTATTGATGGCTAACTTAATTCCCCTGCTAACAGGATTATTTCTCTGCGCATAG